The proteins below come from a single Prochlorococcus marinus CUG1415 genomic window:
- a CDS encoding DCC1-like thiol-disulfide oxidoreductase family protein, protein MNSNYTFIYDGECPFCNHFAELLEIKSNVNNIKILDGRKNLTLIKSLLEKGYDIDKGAILLQDKDIFHGAEAINTICKQIHNPSSSLLYLLSRAFKSTKRTNIIFPLLVRARRFALISKGVSTSLV, encoded by the coding sequence ATGAATTCTAACTATACCTTTATTTATGATGGAGAATGTCCATTTTGCAATCATTTTGCAGAGCTCCTGGAAATCAAAAGCAATGTAAATAATATTAAAATTCTTGATGGTCGTAAGAATTTAACCCTAATTAAATCTCTATTAGAAAAAGGTTATGACATTGATAAAGGGGCTATTCTCCTCCAAGATAAAGATATCTTTCATGGGGCAGAGGCAATAAATACTATTTGCAAACAGATACATAATCCTTCAAGTAGCTTACTTTATTTACTTTCCAGAGCATTCAAATCAACTAAACGAACAAATATAATATTTCCTTTACTTGTTAGGGCGAGAAGATTTGCACTGATATCAAAAGGTGTATCAACATCTCTAGTTTAA
- a CDS encoding MBL fold metallo-hydrolase produces the protein MTFEATYLGSNGWFIKLNNTNVIIDPWLKGDLIFPPGEWFFKGSLEQEISIDKNIDIILLTQGLPDHCHIPTLKMFRKDIPIICPKSASGILEKIGFNSIKILKPTEKTHQFNISFEATAGAPVPQIENGYIVRDDEDNCFYIEPHGYLDENLDNQKLDAVITPTKNLELPLVGSFVKGADVIPKLIKKFNPKFILSSTVGGNAKYSGFLNNFISVEEKKEELNCNLIDLESMQSIMI, from the coding sequence ATGACTTTTGAAGCAACCTACCTTGGATCAAATGGTTGGTTTATAAAATTAAACAATACCAATGTAATTATTGATCCATGGCTTAAAGGAGATTTAATATTTCCACCAGGAGAATGGTTTTTCAAAGGATCATTAGAGCAAGAAATTTCAATAGATAAAAACATAGATATCATTTTATTAACCCAAGGATTACCTGACCACTGTCATATTCCAACATTAAAAATGTTTAGAAAGGATATTCCCATAATTTGCCCTAAAAGTGCTAGTGGAATATTAGAAAAAATAGGTTTTAATTCAATCAAAATTCTTAAGCCAACTGAAAAAACTCATCAATTTAATATAAGTTTTGAAGCAACTGCCGGAGCTCCAGTCCCACAAATAGAAAACGGATATATTGTTAGAGATGATGAAGATAATTGCTTTTATATAGAACCACATGGATATCTTGATGAAAATTTAGACAACCAAAAACTGGATGCAGTCATAACTCCTACAAAAAATTTAGAATTACCCCTAGTAGGTTCTTTTGTAAAAGGTGCTGATGTAATACCCAAGTTGATTAAAAAATTTAACCCGAAATTTATACTTTCAAGTACAGTTGGTGGAAATGCAAAATATTCAGGTTTTTTAAATAATTTTATTTCCGTGGAGGAAAAGAAAGAAGAATTAAATTGTAATCTTATAGATTTAGAGAGTATGCAATCTATTATGATTTAA